One Streptomyces sp. V4I8 genomic window carries:
- a CDS encoding dihydrodipicolinate synthase family protein — MTTTFETQRTALADVVAIPVTPFAEDGSVDQDAHRALLRRLLDGGITTLTPNGNTGEFYALTPEERRLVTELTIDEARDRDAAILVGVGHDVPTAIASARHARELGAQMVMVHQPVHPYVSQNGWVDYHRAIAEAVPELGVVPYIRNSQLGGARLAELADDCPNVIGVKYAVPDAARFAAFARDAGLDRFVWVAGLAEPYAPSYFSAGATGFTSGLVNVAPAVSLNMIEALRSGDYPAAMKVWEQIRRFEELRAANGSANNVTVVKEALASLGLCRRDVRPPSRHLPEDERAEVAAIASGWSI, encoded by the coding sequence ATGACCACGACGTTCGAGACCCAGCGGACGGCCCTGGCCGACGTGGTGGCGATCCCGGTGACCCCGTTCGCCGAGGACGGCAGTGTCGACCAGGACGCCCACCGGGCCCTGCTGCGTCGGCTGCTCGACGGGGGCATCACCACCCTCACCCCCAACGGCAACACCGGCGAGTTCTACGCCCTCACCCCCGAAGAGCGCCGTCTCGTCACCGAGCTGACGATCGACGAGGCCCGCGACCGCGACGCCGCCATCCTCGTCGGCGTCGGCCACGACGTGCCCACCGCCATCGCCTCCGCCCGGCACGCCCGCGAACTCGGCGCCCAGATGGTGATGGTCCACCAGCCCGTCCACCCGTACGTCTCCCAGAACGGCTGGGTCGACTACCACCGCGCCATCGCCGAGGCCGTGCCCGAGCTCGGCGTCGTCCCGTACATCCGCAACTCCCAGCTCGGCGGCGCGCGCCTGGCCGAACTCGCCGACGACTGCCCGAACGTCATCGGCGTGAAGTACGCCGTCCCGGACGCCGCCAGGTTCGCCGCCTTCGCGCGGGACGCGGGGCTCGACCGCTTCGTGTGGGTCGCCGGGCTCGCCGAGCCGTACGCCCCCTCGTACTTCTCCGCGGGCGCCACCGGCTTCACCTCGGGACTCGTGAACGTCGCCCCGGCCGTCTCGCTGAACATGATCGAAGCACTTCGATCCGGCGACTACCCGGCCGCCATGAAGGTCTGGGAGCAGATCCGCCGCTTCGAGGAACTGCGCGCCGCGAACGGCTCCGCCAACAACGTCACCGTCGTCAAGGAGGCCCTGGCCTCGCTGGGTCTGTGCCGCCGGGACGTGCGCCCGCCGAGTCGGCACCTGCCCGAGGACGAGCGCGCCGAGGTCGCCGCCATAGCGTCCGGGTGGTCGATATGA
- a CDS encoding GntR family transcriptional regulator gives MTSVPTPIPSRTQYVLEEIKRRILTGQLTPGQALVETELAAQFGVSKTPVREALKTLAGTGLVVMSQYKGVTVRMVDADMAREVYDVRLLLEPEALKRAVKRGASLAAARDALTRADAADDTAERSLANREFHRALYLPCGNPLLGRMLDEVRDQAALVSAVAWAASPSWEREAGEHREILRLALEGDADGAARALHSHIASFVQRAFPDAEVEAHGEDGPA, from the coding sequence ATGACCTCTGTGCCCACGCCGATCCCCTCGCGCACGCAGTACGTGCTGGAGGAGATCAAACGCCGCATCCTCACCGGGCAGTTGACGCCCGGTCAGGCCCTGGTCGAGACCGAGCTCGCCGCGCAGTTCGGGGTGTCGAAGACCCCGGTCCGCGAGGCGCTCAAGACGCTGGCCGGGACCGGGCTGGTCGTGATGAGCCAGTACAAGGGCGTCACGGTGCGCATGGTGGACGCGGACATGGCGCGCGAGGTCTACGACGTGCGGCTGCTCCTCGAACCCGAGGCGCTCAAGCGGGCCGTGAAGCGCGGCGCCTCCCTCGCCGCCGCCCGTGACGCGCTGACCCGCGCCGACGCGGCCGACGACACCGCCGAACGCTCCCTCGCCAACCGGGAGTTCCACCGCGCCCTCTATCTGCCGTGCGGCAACCCGCTGCTCGGCCGGATGCTCGACGAGGTCCGCGACCAGGCCGCCCTCGTCTCCGCCGTCGCCTGGGCCGCCTCGCCCTCCTGGGAACGGGAGGCCGGCGAGCACCGGGAGATCCTGCGGCTCGCGCTGGAGGGCGACGCGGACGGCGCCGCGCGCGCCCTCCACTCCCACATCGCCTCGTTCGTGCAACGGGCCTTCCCCGACGCGGAGGTCGAGGCCCACGGAGAGGACGGTCCGGCATGA
- a CDS encoding TIGR03086 family metal-binding protein translates to MSDTTLDLGPQTRVIARLADGVTDDQLSASTPCPDMAVRNLLGHLLGLTVAFRDAARKDLGVTTDTSPDAAVPDIGPGWREELPKVLDELAEAWRDPGARTGMTRAGGVDLPGPVAAAVTVDELVIHGWDLARATGQEYAPDPAALQASHDFLLAAVDDAGRGEIFGPVVAVPADAPLLDRAVGLSGRDPGWARER, encoded by the coding sequence ATGAGCGACACGACCCTCGACCTCGGACCGCAGACGCGCGTCATCGCCCGTCTCGCGGACGGCGTCACCGACGATCAGCTCTCGGCGTCCACGCCCTGCCCGGACATGGCGGTGCGCAACCTGCTGGGGCACCTGCTCGGCCTGACCGTCGCCTTCCGTGACGCTGCCCGCAAGGACCTGGGCGTCACGACCGACACCAGCCCGGACGCCGCCGTACCGGACATCGGGCCGGGCTGGCGCGAGGAGCTGCCCAAGGTGCTCGACGAACTGGCCGAGGCGTGGCGTGACCCCGGCGCCCGGACCGGCATGACCCGCGCGGGCGGTGTGGACCTGCCGGGCCCAGTGGCGGCCGCCGTGACCGTGGACGAGCTGGTGATCCACGGCTGGGACCTGGCCCGCGCGACCGGCCAGGAGTACGCCCCCGACCCCGCCGCGCTGCAGGCGTCGCACGACTTCCTCCTCGCCGCCGTCGACGACGCCGGCCGAGGTGAGATCTTCGGTCCCGTGGTGGCGGTCCCCGCCGACGCGCCACTGCTCGACCGGGCGGTCGGGCTGAGCGGACGGGACCCGGGGTGGGCGCGGGAGCGCTGA
- a CDS encoding VOC family protein produces MRTLHFGLRVVDLERSLAFYTAVGYETIGSVPDTPFGSLTMLKLPGDAFVSIELVHDPAGEHKVGVGEQSGEQSVLNHFVIQVESMAATLTELAAHGIEAEAPVSPDGSDDFLTSWLTDPDGNRIELVQWPAGHPDGITGADWTD; encoded by the coding sequence ATGAGGACTCTGCACTTCGGTCTCCGTGTGGTAGACCTCGAACGATCGCTCGCGTTCTACACGGCCGTGGGTTACGAAACGATCGGGAGCGTCCCCGACACCCCGTTCGGAAGCCTGACGATGCTCAAGCTCCCCGGCGACGCGTTCGTCAGCATCGAACTCGTCCACGATCCCGCCGGGGAGCACAAAGTCGGCGTCGGTGAGCAAAGCGGCGAGCAAAGCGTCCTCAACCATTTCGTCATCCAGGTGGAGTCGATGGCGGCCACCCTCACCGAGCTGGCCGCGCACGGCATCGAGGCCGAGGCCCCCGTGTCGCCGGACGGCTCGGACGACTTCCTGACGTCCTGGCTCACCGATCCGGACGGCAACCGGATCGAGCTGGTGCAGTGGCCGGCGGGGCACCCCGACGGGATCACGGGCGCGGACTGGACGGACTGA
- a CDS encoding DUF4287 domain-containing protein, whose product MTDAVKGPASYFPSIEKKYGRPIAEWTDLIRSSPLTKHTELVNWLKTEHGLGHGHANALVAHTLAEARGK is encoded by the coding sequence ATGACTGACGCCGTCAAGGGCCCGGCCAGCTACTTCCCTTCCATCGAGAAGAAGTACGGCCGTCCCATCGCCGAGTGGACCGACCTCATCCGCTCCTCGCCCCTGACCAAGCACACGGAGCTCGTGAACTGGCTCAAGACCGAGCACGGGCTGGGCCACGGCCACGCCAACGCTCTCGTCGCACACACCCTCGCGGAGGCCCGCGGCAAGTGA
- a CDS encoding MFS transporter, which yields MTTTTTPWPLPRVLRDRDAALYLAGVVVSGFGTSALWLVSGVWVKDLTGSDGLAALCMLAMWAPTLAGPLLGTLADRTRRKPLLIGANLLLAALLLTLFTVDSPDRLWLLFAVLFVYGAAGVVHDAAESALIASAVPAPLLGDFNGLRMTASEGMKLLAPLAGAGVYAAYGGASVALLDAVTFVVATGLYACLRVRESRPEPPKGGWRAQTAEGARFLWTHPRLRPLVLAGGTTMLCAGLNGAMIYAVIDGLGHAPAYAGVLYAVQGAGSVAIGLLSGPALRRLGERRLAAYGIALTAVAAGLRAIPSDLVVLVCCAASGVGLPCVLIAALTAVQRETPDALLGRTAATANTLVFTPNVIGLAVGAALVELLDVRLVLPVLGLVWLVTAVPLLQSAASASRTATRSPSDANPA from the coding sequence ATGACGACGACCACCACCCCCTGGCCCCTCCCCCGCGTCCTGCGCGACCGCGACGCCGCCCTCTACCTCGCCGGAGTCGTGGTGTCCGGCTTCGGGACCTCGGCGTTGTGGCTGGTGTCCGGCGTATGGGTCAAGGACCTCACCGGCTCCGACGGACTGGCCGCGCTGTGCATGCTCGCCATGTGGGCGCCCACCCTGGCCGGTCCGCTCCTCGGCACGCTCGCCGATCGCACCCGCCGCAAACCGCTGCTGATCGGCGCCAACCTCCTCCTGGCCGCCCTCCTGCTCACCCTCTTCACCGTCGACTCCCCGGACCGACTCTGGCTCCTCTTCGCGGTCCTGTTCGTCTACGGCGCCGCAGGCGTCGTCCACGACGCCGCCGAGTCCGCCCTCATCGCCTCCGCCGTGCCCGCGCCCCTGCTCGGCGACTTCAACGGGCTGCGCATGACGGCCTCCGAGGGCATGAAGCTCCTCGCCCCGCTGGCCGGCGCCGGCGTCTACGCGGCGTACGGCGGCGCGAGTGTCGCCCTGCTCGACGCGGTGACGTTCGTGGTCGCGACCGGCCTGTACGCGTGCCTGCGCGTCCGCGAGAGCAGGCCCGAGCCGCCGAAGGGAGGGTGGCGGGCACAGACCGCCGAGGGGGCCCGCTTCCTCTGGACGCACCCCCGGCTGCGCCCCCTCGTCCTGGCCGGCGGCACCACCATGCTGTGCGCCGGTCTCAACGGCGCGATGATCTACGCCGTCATCGACGGCCTCGGGCACGCCCCCGCGTACGCCGGTGTGCTGTACGCCGTCCAGGGCGCCGGGTCGGTGGCGATCGGGCTGCTGTCCGGCCCCGCGCTGCGCCGCCTCGGCGAACGCCGTCTCGCCGCGTACGGCATCGCGCTGACGGCCGTCGCGGCCGGCCTGCGGGCGATTCCGTCCGACCTCGTGGTCCTGGTCTGCTGCGCGGCGAGCGGCGTGGGACTGCCCTGCGTACTGATCGCCGCGCTCACCGCCGTGCAGCGCGAGACGCCGGACGCTCTGCTCGGCCGGACCGCCGCCACGGCCAACACGCTCGTCTTCACGCCGAACGTCATCGGGCTGGCGGTGGGGGCGGCGCTGGTCGAACTGCTCGACGTACGGCTCGTGTTGCCCGTCCTGGGCCTGGTGTGGCTGGTGACGGCCGTGCCGCTGCTTCAGAGCGCGGCGAGTGCCTCCCGTACCGCCACCAGGTCCCCGTCCGACGCCAACCCCGCGTGA
- a CDS encoding 5-dehydro-4-deoxyglucarate dehydratase, translating to MTPAPLAARLSIPGGPLFFPVTAYAPDGSVDLDTYRTHVRQGVEAGAAAVFACCGTGEFHALTPEEYEACVRAAVEAAEGRVPVVAGAGYGTALAVRYAQLAETAGADGLLAMPPYLVVAGQEGLLRHYKEVAAATALPVIVYQRDNAVFTPATVIELARTDGVIGLKDGLGDLDLMQRIVSAVRTEAPGDFLYFNGLPTAEQTQLAYRAIGVSLYSSAVFCFAPEIALAFYRALEAGDDTTVTRLLDGFYRPFVELRAQGRGYAVALVKAGVRMRGLDVGEVRPPLHEPGEDHVKQLADVIERGYALLEKEPEDTK from the coding sequence GTGACGCCAGCCCCCCTCGCCGCACGTCTCAGCATTCCCGGCGGGCCGCTGTTCTTCCCCGTCACCGCCTACGCCCCCGACGGCTCGGTCGACCTCGACACCTACCGCACCCATGTGCGGCAAGGCGTCGAGGCCGGGGCCGCCGCCGTGTTCGCGTGCTGCGGCACCGGAGAGTTCCACGCGCTGACCCCCGAGGAGTACGAGGCGTGCGTGCGGGCGGCCGTCGAGGCGGCGGAGGGCCGCGTACCGGTCGTCGCGGGCGCCGGATACGGCACCGCCCTCGCCGTGCGGTACGCGCAGCTCGCCGAGACGGCCGGCGCGGACGGGCTGCTCGCCATGCCGCCGTACCTCGTCGTCGCCGGGCAGGAGGGGCTGCTGCGGCACTACAAGGAGGTCGCCGCGGCGACCGCGCTCCCCGTCATCGTCTACCAGCGCGACAACGCCGTGTTCACCCCGGCCACCGTCATCGAACTCGCCCGCACGGACGGCGTCATCGGCCTCAAGGACGGCCTCGGCGACCTGGACCTCATGCAGCGGATCGTCAGCGCCGTACGCACCGAGGCCCCCGGCGACTTCCTCTACTTCAACGGCCTGCCGACCGCCGAACAGACCCAGCTCGCCTACCGCGCGATCGGCGTGTCGCTCTACTCGTCCGCCGTGTTCTGCTTCGCCCCGGAGATCGCCCTCGCCTTCTACCGGGCGCTGGAGGCGGGCGACGACACGACCGTCACGCGCCTCCTGGACGGCTTCTACCGCCCGTTCGTCGAGCTGCGCGCCCAGGGCCGCGGATACGCCGTCGCCCTCGTCAAGGCCGGCGTACGGATGCGCGGCCTGGACGTGGGGGAGGTCCGGCCGCCGCTGCACGAGCCGGGCGAGGATCATGTGAAGCAGCTCGCCGACGTGATCGAGCGCGGATACGCGCTGCTGGAGAAGGAGCCGGAGGACACCAAGTGA